In the genome of Prosthecobacter dejongeii, one region contains:
- a CDS encoding sulfate adenylyltransferase subunit 1 → MDVLVNPTESSLLRFTTAGSVDDGKSTLIGRLLYDSKSIFEDQLLAVEESSKRRGDGHVNLALLTDGLRAEREQGITIDVAYRYFATPKRKFIIADTPGHIQYTRNMVTGASTADLAIILIDARLGVIEQTMRHTYLASLLRIGHVVLAVNKMDLVDFDQAVYNKIVSDYMAFAGGLENLPKICPIPMSALNGDNVVERSVNTPWYTGPSLLEHLETVQVHAETAADAARFPVQWVIRPISDAADARLGNLHDYRGFAGRMASGTFRVGDEVIAYPSAMKSTITGIHTFEGPQEEAIPQLSYSLTLADEIDTSRGGMIVKASEPVETNQEFDAMICWFADKKTLKPRGRFHLRHTTNEVRAVVTDVLYKVNISTLEKSQESKEFGLNDIGSIRLRVSAPIFFDSYTKNRTTGSFVLVDEQTNNTVAAGMILRPVVDAQDEDAEVAI, encoded by the coding sequence GCACACTTATCGGCCGTCTTCTTTACGATTCTAAATCCATTTTTGAGGACCAACTGCTCGCGGTGGAGGAATCTTCCAAGCGCCGTGGTGATGGCCATGTAAACCTGGCGCTTTTGACCGATGGCCTCCGCGCGGAGCGTGAGCAAGGCATCACCATTGATGTGGCTTACCGCTACTTCGCCACGCCGAAGCGCAAGTTCATCATCGCGGATACTCCGGGTCACATCCAATACACGCGCAACATGGTCACCGGGGCTTCCACGGCTGACCTTGCGATCATCCTCATTGATGCTCGTTTGGGTGTCATCGAGCAGACCATGCGCCACACCTACCTCGCTAGCTTGCTGCGGATTGGGCATGTGGTGTTGGCGGTGAACAAGATGGACTTGGTGGACTTTGATCAGGCGGTTTATAACAAGATTGTCAGCGACTACATGGCCTTCGCCGGCGGTTTGGAAAACTTGCCGAAGATCTGCCCCATCCCGATGAGCGCCTTGAATGGTGACAATGTGGTGGAGCGTTCCGTCAATACCCCTTGGTATACGGGCCCGAGCTTGCTGGAGCATTTAGAGACCGTGCAGGTGCATGCCGAAACGGCTGCAGATGCGGCTCGTTTCCCTGTCCAGTGGGTGATTCGTCCCATCTCGGATGCGGCCGATGCTCGCTTGGGAAACCTTCATGACTATCGTGGTTTCGCCGGCCGTATGGCTAGCGGCACCTTCCGCGTGGGTGATGAAGTCATCGCGTACCCGTCCGCGATGAAGTCCACCATCACCGGTATCCATACCTTTGAAGGCCCACAGGAAGAAGCGATTCCTCAGCTCAGCTACAGCCTGACGCTGGCCGATGAAATTGATACGAGCCGCGGCGGCATGATCGTGAAGGCCAGTGAGCCGGTCGAGACTAACCAAGAGTTCGACGCGATGATCTGCTGGTTTGCTGACAAAAAGACCCTGAAGCCACGTGGCCGCTTTCACCTCCGCCACACGACCAATGAGGTCCGTGCGGTGGTGACGGATGTGCTTTACAAAGTGAACATCAGCACGCTGGAGAAATCTCAGGAGAGCAAGGAGTTCGGTCTCAATGACATCGGCTCCATCCGCTTGCGTGTATCTGCGCCGATCTTCTTTGATTCCTACACCAAGAACCGAACGACGGGTAGCTTTGTGCTGGTGGATGAGCAGACGAACAACACCGTGGCCGCCGGGATGATCCTGCGTCCTGTGGTGGATGCTCAGGATGAAGATGCAGAAGTAGCGATCTAA